The following are encoded in a window of Ricinus communis isolate WT05 ecotype wild-type chromosome 4, ASM1957865v1, whole genome shotgun sequence genomic DNA:
- the LOC8274427 gene encoding ADP,ATP carrier protein, mitochondrial produces the protein MADRHQYPSLMQKVASQIHLSSSLSHDVRYRYGGSQSPALHQRQFTHGNYCNAAFQYPMTRACEASPDLPLIASTASPVFVQAPSEKGFASFATDFLMGGVSAAVSKTAAAPIERVKLLIQNQDEMIKAGRLSEPYKGIGDCFSRTIEDEGMMSLWRGNTANVIRYFPTQALNFAFKDYFKRLFNFRKDRDGYWKWFVGNLASGGAAGASSLLFVYSLDYARTRLANDAKAAKKGGGRQFNGLVDVYRKTLQSDGVAGLYRGFNISCFGIIVYRGLYFGMYDSLKPVVLTGKLQDSFFASFALGWVITNGAGLASYPIDTVRRRMMMTSGEAVKYKNSLEAFSVILKNEGAKSLFKGAGANILRAVAGAGVLAGYDKLQVILLGKKYGSGGA, from the exons ATGGCTGATAGGCACCAGTACCCATCTCTCATGCAGAAGGTGGCCAGCCAGATCCATCTTAGTTCTAGCCTATCCCATGATGTTCGATATCGATATGGGGGCTCTCAAAGCCCTGCCCTACACCAGAGGCAGTTTACACATGGGAATTACTGCAATGCAGCATTCCAGTACCCTATGACTAGGGCATGTGAAGCCTCCCCTGATCTACCATTGATTGCATCAACTGCGTCACCAGTTTTTGTTCAAGCTCCATCGGAGAAAGGGTTTGCTAGCTTTGCTACAGATTTTCTTATGGGTGGAGTTTCTGCAGCTGTGTCCAAAACTGCTGCAGCTCCAATAGAGCGTGTGAAGCTCTTGATCCAAAACCAAGATGAAATGATCAAGGCTGGTCGTCTCTCTGAACCCTACAAGGGAATAGGAGATTGTTTCAGCCGAACAATCGAAGATGAGGGAATGATGTCATTGTGGAGAGGGAACACAGCCAATGTGATCCGTTATTTCCCCACTCAG GCCTTGAACTTTGCATTCAAGGATTACTTTAAGAGGCTTTTCAACTTTAGGAAGGACCGTGATGGCTACTGGAAGTGGTTTGTTGGTAACCTGGCATCAGGTGGTGCTGCGGGTGCCTCTTCCCTACTCTTTGTCTATTCTTTGGATTATGCTAGAACCCGTCTTGCAAATGATGCTAAAGCTGCCAAGAAGGGAGGGGGGAGGCAATTTAATGGCTTGGTTGATGTCTACAGGAAGACCCTGCAATCAGATGGCGTCGCTGGGCTTTACCGTGGATTTAACATTTCATGCTTTGGCATCATTGTATACCGTGGTCTGTATTTCGGAATGTATGATTCTTTGAAGCCAGTTGTCCTTACTGGAAAGTTGCAG GATAGTTTCTTTGCTAGCTTCGCCCTTGGTTGGGTTATCACCAACGGTGCTGGTCTTGCCTCATACCCGATTGACACCGTCCGCAGAAGAATGATGATGACATCAGGTGAAGCTGTCAAGTACAAAAACTCACTTGAAGCATTCTCCGTGATCCTTAAGAACGAGGGAGCCAAGTCCCTCTTCAAGGGTGCTGGTGCAAATATCCTCCGAGCAGTTGCTGGTGCTGGTGTGCTAGCCGGATATGACAAGCTTCAGGTGATTCTGTTGGGAAAGAAGTATGGTTCTGGTGGGGCATAA